Proteins from one Chaetodon auriga isolate fChaAug3 chromosome 19, fChaAug3.hap1, whole genome shotgun sequence genomic window:
- the kmt5aa gene encoding N-lysine methyltransferase KMT5A-A translates to MNGEIVCNSHSVTVLSCTKSISPVHDEAMTQEGRCSPICCQQNDAQRQGEGRRTNSISTTPKNPKTDFPEMESSYSQCSPCWPDEQLFCSQTCLRSPPDLPLPLSNSLSHAPLHANNSSALRSHQRRGVRLKVKGKKSTLRIAGGKNSQNRKVTDYYPIRRSSRKSKTELKCEEKKHIDDLITNGIEEGMEVQHIEGKGRAVFATRCFQKGEYVVEYHGDLLQITDAKKREAEYAQNPATGCYMYYFQYLCKTYCVDATKETGRMGRLINHSKNGNCQTKLHDINGVPHLILVASRDIDEGEELLYDYGDRSKASIAAHPWLKY, encoded by the exons ATGAACGGG GAGATTGTATGCAACAGCCATTCAGTCACTGTCTTAAGCTGCACCAAGTCAATATCACCAGTTCACGATGAAGCGATGACACAGGAGGGAAGATGCTCTCCGATATGCTGCCAGCAGAATGATGCTCAGAGGCAGGGAGAGG GCAGGAGAACAAATTCCATCAGCACCACACCAAAAAACCCAAAGACGGATTTCCCAGAGATGGAGAGCAGCTACAGCCAGTGTTCACCCTGCTGGCCAGACGAACAGCTCTTCTGCTCTCAGACCTGCCTTCGCTCCCCTCCCGATCTCCCCCTGCCCCTCAGCAACAGCTTATCTCACGCGCCCCTCCACGCCAACAACAGCAGCGCTCTGCGCAGCcaccagaggagaggagtccGCCTCAAGGTCAAAGGAAAGAAATCCACACTGAGAAT tgcAGGAGGCAAAAACTCCCAAAACCGCAAAGTTACTGACTACTATCCAATAAGACGCAGCTCaagaaaaagtaaaacagaGCTCAAG TGTGAAGAAAAGAAGCACATAGATGATCTCATCACAAACGGAATAGAGGAAGGAATGGAG GTGCAGCATATAGAAGGAAAGGGCAGAGCGGTGTTTGCCACTCGCTGTTTCCAGAAAGGCGAGTATGTGGTGGAGTACCACGGAGACCTGCTGCAGATCACCGACGCCAAAAAGAGGGAGGCCGAATACGCTCAAAACCCCGCGACCGGCTGCTACATGTACTACTTCCAGTATCTCTGCAAAACTTACTG cgTGGACGCCACAAAAGAGACGGGTCGAATGGGTCGGCTGATCAATCACAGTAAAAACGGAAACTGCCAAACCAAACTCCACGACATCAACGGCGTCCCTCACCTCATCCTGGTCGCCTCTCGAGACATCGACGAGGGCGAGGAGCTGCTGTATGACTATGGAGACCGCAGCAAAGCCTCCATCGCAGCTCACCCGTGGCTCAAATACTGA